The following are encoded together in the Pedobacter sp. D749 genome:
- a CDS encoding Gfo/Idh/MocA family protein: protein MKRKLRMGMIGGGKDAFIGAVHRLAANMDGLIELSAGALSVNPEIGYESGKILFLPDNRIYTNYEEMLTKESELPADERIDFVTIVTPNFAHFAPAMMALDKGFNVVIEKPMTLTLEEAKQLQAKVEETGLTLCLTHTYSGYPMVKQAKQMVNEGELGAIRKIIVEYPQGWLSTLSEREGNAQAAWRTDPSKTGKSGCMGDIGTHAAHLAEYISGLKITKICADLNIVVPGRAIDDDGNVLLKFDNGANGVLVASQIAAGEENALKIRVYGEKGGLEWHQMEPNTLIVRWLNAPAQIYRTGNGYMGSFAKHNTRTPGGHPEGYLEAFANIYKNFALTVNAKLNNEQPTAEMLDFPGTSDGVRGMAFIENVVASGQSDQKWFDYKI from the coding sequence ATGAAAAGAAAATTAAGAATGGGCATGATAGGCGGTGGAAAAGACGCCTTTATCGGTGCCGTACACCGTTTGGCTGCCAACATGGATGGCCTGATCGAATTATCTGCCGGAGCTTTAAGTGTAAATCCTGAAATTGGATACGAATCCGGAAAAATACTTTTTCTTCCCGATAACAGGATTTACACCAATTACGAAGAAATGCTGACCAAAGAAAGTGAATTGCCAGCAGACGAAAGAATAGATTTTGTAACCATTGTTACTCCAAACTTTGCCCACTTTGCTCCTGCAATGATGGCCCTGGATAAAGGTTTTAACGTTGTAATTGAAAAGCCGATGACTTTGACTTTAGAAGAAGCTAAACAGCTGCAAGCTAAGGTAGAAGAAACCGGACTAACCCTATGTTTAACACACACTTACTCGGGCTACCCGATGGTTAAACAGGCCAAACAAATGGTAAACGAAGGTGAATTGGGTGCCATCCGTAAAATTATTGTAGAATACCCTCAGGGTTGGTTAAGTACCCTATCTGAGCGCGAAGGCAATGCCCAAGCGGCCTGGCGTACCGATCCTTCTAAAACCGGAAAAAGCGGTTGCATGGGCGATATTGGTACACACGCAGCACACCTTGCCGAATACATTTCGGGATTAAAAATCACTAAAATTTGTGCTGATTTAAATATTGTAGTTCCTGGAAGAGCCATTGATGATGACGGTAACGTATTGTTAAAGTTTGATAACGGTGCTAACGGCGTATTGGTGGCCTCACAAATTGCTGCCGGCGAAGAAAATGCACTAAAAATCAGGGTTTATGGTGAAAAAGGTGGTTTAGAATGGCACCAGATGGAACCAAATACACTAATTGTAAGGTGGTTAAATGCGCCTGCCCAGATTTACAGAACAGGTAACGGCTATATGGGGAGTTTTGCAAAACACAATACCCGTACACCAGGCGGTCACCCTGAAGGTTATTTAGAGGCATTTGCCAACATTTATAAAAACTTTGCACTTACTGTAAATGCAAAATTAAATAATGAACAACCTACAGCAGAAATGCTTGATTTCCCTGGCACCTCAGATGGAGTCAGAGGAATGGCATTTATCGAAAATGTGGTGGCTTCAGGCCAATCAGATCAAAAATGGTTCGACTATAAAATATAA
- a CDS encoding sugar phosphate isomerase/epimerase, with translation MTTIKGPAVFLAQFISDEAPFNSLDSICKWAADLGFKGIQMPTLDARFIDLKQAAESKTYADELKGKIATYGLEITELSTHLQGQLVAVHPAYDDLFDAFAPKEVHKNPKARTEWAVQQMKYAAKASQNLGLNAHATFSGSLLWQYFHPWPQRPAGLVEEGFAELAKRWTPILNEFDQCGVDVCYEIHPGEDLFDGETYEMFLAAVNNHPRACLLYDPSHFVLQQLDYIQYIDFYHERIKAFHVKDAEFNPTGKQGTFGGYQSWANRAGRYRSPGDGQVDFKTIFSKLAQYDFKGWAVMEWECCIKNQQDGAREGAEFIKKNIINVTDKAFDDFAASGSDSAFNKRILGLQE, from the coding sequence ATGACAACGATAAAAGGACCAGCAGTATTTTTAGCACAATTTATAAGTGACGAAGCTCCGTTTAATTCACTTGATAGCATTTGCAAATGGGCTGCAGATTTAGGATTCAAAGGTATCCAGATGCCAACACTTGATGCCCGTTTTATTGATCTTAAACAGGCGGCAGAAAGCAAAACCTATGCTGATGAATTAAAAGGTAAAATTGCAACTTACGGTTTAGAAATTACTGAACTTTCTACACACTTACAAGGACAACTGGTGGCAGTTCACCCTGCTTACGATGACTTGTTTGATGCTTTTGCACCAAAAGAAGTACACAAAAATCCAAAAGCCAGGACAGAATGGGCAGTACAGCAGATGAAATATGCTGCCAAAGCATCACAAAACCTGGGCTTAAATGCACATGCTACTTTTAGCGGTTCATTATTGTGGCAATATTTCCACCCCTGGCCGCAACGTCCGGCTGGATTAGTTGAAGAAGGTTTCGCTGAATTGGCAAAGCGCTGGACACCAATCTTAAACGAATTTGACCAATGTGGGGTTGATGTTTGCTACGAAATACACCCTGGAGAAGATTTATTTGATGGCGAAACTTACGAAATGTTCCTCGCTGCGGTAAATAATCACCCTCGGGCATGCTTATTGTATGATCCATCTCACTTTGTGTTGCAACAATTGGATTACATTCAGTACATCGATTTTTACCATGAACGCATCAAAGCTTTCCATGTAAAGGATGCAGAATTTAATCCTACAGGCAAACAAGGCACTTTTGGTGGATACCAGAGTTGGGCAAACCGCGCTGGTCGTTACCGCTCACCTGGTGATGGACAAGTTGATTTTAAAACCATTTTTAGTAAATTAGCCCAATATGACTTTAAAGGTTGGGCCGTTATGGAATGGGAATGCTGTATCAAAAACCAGCAAGATGGTGCCCGTGAAGGTGCAGAATTTATCAAAAAGAATATCATTAACGTAACTGATAAAGCATTTGATGATTTTGCGGCATCAGGCAGTGACAGCGCTTTCAATAAAAGAATATTAGGATTACAAGAATAA
- a CDS encoding c-type cytochrome: MKKTFLILGAVVIFMASFSKADLAKEKTVVATATTTNHVSFQSNPGEKLINKSDCLGCHNKTNKIIGPAYVEIAKKYPATEKNINMLADKIIKGGTGVWGNMPMTAHATLKKDDAKLMVKYILSLKKK; encoded by the coding sequence ATGAAAAAAACATTTTTAATTTTAGGCGCTGTAGTCATTTTTATGGCGTCGTTTTCAAAAGCCGATTTAGCGAAAGAGAAAACCGTGGTTGCAACGGCAACAACAACAAACCATGTTAGTTTTCAATCCAATCCAGGTGAAAAACTGATCAATAAATCAGATTGTTTAGGTTGCCACAACAAGACCAACAAAATTATTGGCCCTGCTTATGTAGAGATCGCAAAAAAATATCCGGCTACAGAAAAAAACATCAATATGTTAGCGGATAAGATTATTAAAGGAGGAACCGGGGTTTGGGGCAACATGCCAATGACCGCTCATGCTACTCTTAAAAAAGATGACGCAAAATTAATGGTAAAGTATATTTTATCTTTAAAGAAAAAATAG
- a CDS encoding Gfo/Idh/MocA family protein, which produces MKTEQENKNTSNRRDFIKTSAIAAAAFMIVPRHVLGGTGYLAPSDRLLVVGIGVGGKGQSDLDMFYKSGKADIAFLCDVDDRRAANSVKAFPKAKYYKDWREMLDKEHKNFDAVSVSTPDHNHAIQALAAMQLGKHVYVQKPLTHDIYEARILTAAAKKYKVVTQMGNQGASNDGPRQMKEWYEAGLIGDVHTVYAWTNRPVWPQGIPWPSKKAEIPKELDWNLWLGTAPEKDYVDKLVPFNWRGWWDYGTGALGDMGCHLIEAPFSVLNLKYAKEVEASVGSVYVDEFKRGYFPESCPPSSHVTLKFPKTNKTKGDVTLHWMDGGIQPERPEELEANETFGDGGNGTLFIGTKGKMMSETYSANPKLLPLSKNKDIKVAPKYARVPDGANGHYKQWVEAAIAGYGKQEVSSPFEIAGPLTEALLMANLAIRSFDIQKTVNDKITYPGRYTKMLWDNDNMKVTNFDEANQFVKREYRKGWNNLTL; this is translated from the coding sequence ATGAAAACAGAGCAAGAAAATAAAAACACGAGTAACCGTCGTGATTTTATTAAAACTTCAGCAATCGCTGCAGCAGCCTTTATGATTGTTCCGCGCCATGTTTTGGGCGGAACAGGTTATTTAGCACCGAGCGATCGCTTATTGGTTGTCGGCATTGGTGTTGGCGGAAAAGGTCAAAGTGATTTAGATATGTTTTACAAAAGCGGAAAAGCAGATATCGCTTTTCTTTGTGATGTAGACGATCGCCGTGCAGCCAATAGTGTAAAAGCTTTTCCTAAAGCAAAATACTATAAAGATTGGCGCGAAATGTTGGATAAAGAACATAAAAATTTCGACGCTGTCTCTGTTTCCACTCCAGACCATAACCATGCCATCCAGGCTTTAGCAGCCATGCAGTTGGGCAAACATGTTTACGTTCAAAAACCTTTAACACACGATATTTATGAAGCGCGGATTCTAACCGCAGCTGCAAAAAAATATAAAGTGGTTACCCAAATGGGTAATCAAGGTGCATCTAACGACGGTCCACGCCAAATGAAAGAGTGGTACGAAGCAGGTTTAATCGGCGACGTACATACGGTTTATGCCTGGACTAACCGCCCGGTTTGGCCACAAGGTATTCCCTGGCCAAGCAAAAAAGCAGAAATTCCTAAAGAATTAGACTGGAATTTATGGCTGGGAACGGCTCCTGAAAAGGATTATGTTGATAAATTGGTTCCATTTAACTGGCGTGGCTGGTGGGATTACGGAACCGGTGCTTTGGGCGATATGGGCTGCCACTTAATCGAAGCTCCTTTTAGTGTATTAAATTTAAAATATGCTAAAGAAGTAGAGGCAAGTGTAGGTTCTGTTTATGTTGATGAATTTAAGCGCGGTTATTTCCCTGAAAGCTGCCCTCCATCAAGCCATGTTACCTTAAAATTCCCTAAAACGAATAAAACCAAAGGTGATGTTACTTTACACTGGATGGATGGTGGTATCCAGCCAGAACGCCCGGAAGAATTAGAAGCAAACGAAACTTTTGGTGATGGCGGTAACGGTACCCTGTTTATTGGAACAAAAGGTAAAATGATGTCGGAAACGTATAGTGCGAATCCAAAATTATTGCCTTTAAGTAAAAACAAAGATATTAAAGTTGCACCAAAATATGCACGCGTACCAGATGGTGCAAACGGGCACTACAAACAGTGGGTTGAAGCAGCAATTGCCGGTTATGGCAAACAGGAAGTGAGTTCGCCTTTTGAAATTGCTGGCCCGTTAACCGAAGCTTTATTGATGGCCAACCTGGCAATCAGAAGTTTTGATATCCAAAAAACGGTAAACGATAAGATTACTTATCCAGGCAGGTACACCAAAATGTTATGGGATAATGATAACATGAAAGTGACCAATTTTGATGAAGCCAACCAGTTTGTAAAACGCGAATACCGTAAAGGCTGGAACAATTTAACTCTTTAA
- a CDS encoding DUF1080 domain-containing protein, producing MKKIFLSAFIILAVTQISKAQKGFKPLFDGKTTTGWHTYNKTTVGSGWQVQDGALHLDLAKKGADGGGDLVTDKEYGDFHLKYEWKVAPKANSGVIFYVHEEPKYHATYSTGLEMQVIDNDGHPDGKITKHRAGDLYDLVKSSSEPVKPVGQWNKAEIISKKGNLTLILNGVEVVKTTLWDDNWKKIVAGSKFATWENWGTFKTGKIALQDHGDEVWYKNISIKEL from the coding sequence ATGAAAAAAATCTTTCTTTCTGCTTTTATCATATTAGCAGTTACGCAAATATCAAAAGCACAAAAAGGCTTTAAACCACTGTTCGATGGTAAAACTACAACAGGTTGGCATACCTACAACAAAACTACTGTTGGTAGTGGTTGGCAAGTTCAGGATGGTGCATTACACTTAGATTTAGCTAAAAAAGGTGCTGATGGCGGTGGCGATTTAGTTACAGACAAAGAATACGGCGACTTCCATTTAAAATATGAATGGAAAGTGGCTCCAAAAGCAAATAGCGGTGTGATTTTTTATGTTCACGAAGAACCTAAATACCATGCTACCTATTCTACAGGTTTAGAAATGCAGGTAATTGATAACGATGGCCACCCGGATGGAAAAATTACTAAACACCGTGCCGGCGATTTGTACGACCTGGTAAAAAGTTCATCGGAACCGGTTAAACCTGTTGGTCAATGGAATAAAGCAGAAATCATTAGTAAAAAAGGTAATTTAACTTTAATCTTAAACGGAGTTGAAGTAGTAAAGACCACCCTTTGGGATGATAACTGGAAAAAAATTGTTGCAGGCAGTAAATTTGCAACATGGGAAAACTGGGGAACCTTTAAAACCGGTAAAATTGCCCTGCAAGATCACGGAGATGAAGTTTGGTACAAAAACATCTCTATAAAAGAACTATAA
- a CDS encoding nucleoside permease yields MNSTTRFKLSAMMFLEFFIWGAWFVTLGAFLNNNLKATNSEIGSVFSTQSWGAIIAPFIIGLIADRYFNAERILGVLHIIGAILMYQMYSAPDVSVFYPYVLAYMILFMPTLALVNSVSFNQMKDAEKEFANIRVFGTIGWIIAGLLISFAFHWDSPEGIQAGLLKSTFLMAGIASLVLGLFSFTLPATPPKVAKDEKIKLRDILGLDALKLLKDKNFAVFFISSILICIPLAFYYQNAGLFLADIKVSNPTGKMAIGQVSEALFLLAIPVFFSKYGFKKTIIVGMLAWAVRYVLFAYGNAGNLSFMLIIGIALHGVCYDFFFVSGQIYTNSKAGEKFKSAAQGIITLATYGVGMLIGFKVAGLITDMYKTGEVTDWKMVWIIPAGIAAAVFLLFALLFNDKTKSEIEAKAV; encoded by the coding sequence ATGAATAGCACTACTCGCTTTAAACTTTCTGCCATGATGTTCCTTGAATTTTTTATCTGGGGCGCGTGGTTCGTAACATTAGGAGCTTTCTTAAACAATAACCTAAAGGCAACCAATTCCGAAATTGGTTCCGTATTTTCAACACAATCCTGGGGCGCTATTATTGCTCCATTTATAATTGGCCTTATCGCCGACAGATATTTTAACGCTGAAAGAATCTTAGGTGTTCTGCATATCATTGGTGCTATTTTAATGTATCAGATGTATAGTGCACCAGATGTAAGTGTTTTTTACCCTTACGTTTTAGCTTACATGATTTTGTTCATGCCAACCCTTGCATTGGTAAATTCGGTTTCTTTTAACCAAATGAAAGATGCCGAAAAAGAATTCGCAAACATCAGGGTATTCGGTACAATCGGTTGGATCATTGCTGGTTTATTGATCAGTTTTGCCTTCCATTGGGATTCTCCGGAAGGAATTCAGGCTGGATTACTGAAAAGCACTTTTTTAATGGCTGGTATCGCCTCTTTAGTATTGGGATTATTTAGTTTTACTTTGCCTGCAACACCTCCAAAGGTTGCGAAAGACGAAAAAATAAAATTACGCGACATTTTAGGATTGGATGCATTGAAATTATTAAAAGATAAAAACTTTGCTGTTTTCTTTATTTCTTCGATCCTGATCTGTATCCCATTAGCCTTTTATTATCAAAATGCAGGCCTTTTCTTAGCAGATATTAAAGTTTCCAATCCAACAGGTAAAATGGCCATTGGTCAGGTTTCTGAAGCATTATTTTTATTGGCTATTCCTGTTTTCTTTTCAAAATACGGCTTTAAGAAAACCATTATAGTTGGTATGCTGGCATGGGCGGTACGTTATGTACTATTTGCTTATGGTAATGCCGGCAACTTAAGCTTTATGCTGATTATAGGAATTGCGCTACATGGCGTTTGCTACGATTTCTTTTTTGTTTCTGGTCAGATTTATACCAACTCAAAAGCTGGGGAAAAATTTAAAAGTGCTGCACAAGGTATTATTACCCTTGCAACTTATGGCGTGGGTATGTTGATCGGCTTTAAGGTTGCTGGATTAATTACTGATATGTATAAAACCGGAGAGGTAACCGATTGGAAGATGGTTTGGATTATACCAGCAGGAATTGCAGCTGCAGTTTTCTTATTATTCGCCCTGCTGTTCAATGATAAAACTAAATCTGAAATAGAAGCTAAAGCAGTTTAA
- a CDS encoding hydroxypyruvate isomerase family protein, producing MASNVNRRNALKNIIAGTAAIGVSSGFSALAMDRPESDQPLRLKGNINHAVCRWCFSSFDVETLCIEAKKIGIKGVDLVGPQDWPTLKKHGLESTMCNGAEINLVDGFNDEKFHEKLIQNYTAMIPLVAEAGYKYLICFSGNRRGKDDETGWNNCVKGLKQLIPLAEKHNVVLVMELLNSKINHKDYQCDRTSWGAELCKRLGSENFKLLYDIYHMQIDEGDVIRNITDYHQYIAHYHTAGVPGRNEIDDTQELYYPAIMKAIAETGFKGFVAQEFIPKNADKIASLKKAISICDI from the coding sequence ATGGCATCAAACGTAAATAGAAGAAATGCTTTAAAGAACATCATCGCAGGAACTGCTGCAATTGGTGTTTCTTCAGGATTTTCAGCATTAGCAATGGATAGACCAGAATCAGATCAGCCGCTAAGGCTAAAAGGAAATATCAACCATGCCGTATGTCGCTGGTGTTTTAGTAGTTTTGATGTAGAAACACTTTGCATTGAAGCAAAAAAAATAGGTATTAAAGGCGTTGATCTGGTGGGTCCGCAAGATTGGCCTACCTTAAAAAAACATGGTTTAGAATCGACCATGTGCAATGGTGCTGAAATTAATCTGGTAGATGGTTTTAACGACGAAAAATTCCACGAAAAGTTAATTCAGAATTATACCGCAATGATTCCGCTTGTTGCCGAAGCAGGATATAAATACCTCATCTGTTTTAGCGGAAACCGCCGTGGAAAAGATGATGAAACAGGTTGGAACAATTGCGTTAAAGGATTAAAACAGTTAATCCCATTGGCCGAAAAGCACAATGTGGTATTGGTAATGGAGTTGCTAAACAGCAAAATTAACCATAAAGATTACCAATGCGATAGAACATCATGGGGAGCTGAGCTTTGCAAACGCTTAGGATCTGAAAACTTCAAGTTGTTATATGATATTTACCATATGCAGATTGATGAGGGTGATGTAATCAGGAACATCACAGATTACCATCAATATATTGCCCATTACCACACCGCTGGTGTTCCGGGCAGAAACGAAATTGATGATACACAGGAACTGTATTACCCTGCCATTATGAAAGCCATTGCCGAAACCGGCTTTAAAGGTTTCGTTGCACAAGAATTTATACCCAAAAATGCTGATAAAATAGCCTCCTTAAAAAAGGCAATCTCAATTTGCGACATTTAA
- a CDS encoding sugar phosphate isomerase/epimerase, with amino-acid sequence MISRRSFILNSSMAATAALLAPSFAFAADKKAVGLQLYSLRDELPKDVKGTIAKVAKAGFKEVETYGFSIKDQFWGLTPKEFKALLDANGLKAPSGHYGLGTYLSDGNTTELKAAIAAAKVLKSEYVTIPWLDESIRKNADDYKKIAARINEAGKMCKAAGIRLAYHNHNFEFEKQGNTTGYEILLKGTDKKLVDFELDLYWVVRSGNDPIKLFKENPGRFTMWHVKDMDKANPALNAEVGTGSINFKPIFAQAKLSGMKHFFVEHETNYKPNPMASVAASCAFIKKEII; translated from the coding sequence ATGATATCAAGAAGAAGTTTTATACTCAATAGTAGTATGGCTGCAACGGCAGCACTTTTGGCTCCATCGTTCGCTTTTGCTGCTGATAAAAAAGCAGTAGGCTTACAATTATATTCTTTAAGGGACGAATTGCCTAAAGATGTAAAGGGAACCATTGCCAAGGTGGCAAAAGCTGGCTTCAAAGAAGTTGAAACCTATGGTTTTTCTATAAAAGATCAATTTTGGGGATTAACGCCTAAAGAATTTAAAGCATTATTGGATGCAAATGGCTTAAAAGCACCAAGTGGCCATTACGGTTTGGGCACGTATCTGTCTGATGGAAATACCACAGAACTTAAAGCGGCAATTGCAGCAGCAAAAGTACTTAAGAGCGAATATGTAACCATTCCATGGTTAGACGAAAGCATCAGAAAAAATGCTGATGACTATAAGAAAATTGCAGCCAGAATAAACGAAGCAGGGAAAATGTGTAAAGCAGCTGGTATCCGTTTGGCCTATCACAATCATAATTTCGAATTCGAAAAACAAGGTAATACTACCGGTTACGAAATCCTGTTGAAGGGAACAGATAAAAAATTGGTTGATTTCGAACTTGATTTATATTGGGTAGTACGCTCAGGTAACGATCCGATTAAATTATTCAAAGAAAATCCAGGACGCTTTACCATGTGGCATGTTAAAGATATGGATAAAGCCAATCCTGCCTTAAATGCTGAAGTAGGAACGGGTTCTATTAACTTCAAACCTATTTTTGCCCAGGCAAAACTTTCAGGCATGAAACATTTCTTTGTAGAGCACGAAACCAATTATAAGCCAAACCCAATGGCATCTGTTGCAGCAAGTTGTGCATTCATTAAAAAAGAAATTATTTAA